GGGCCCTGGGTACGGTCGGCGGCCACGTCCTTGCGCGCGACCTTGCCGTCGGCGCCGACGGTGAGCACGTAGGAACCGGCCGGGTCGCGCTGCAGCGCGGCCTGCGGCACCAGGAAGGCGTTGGTCTGGGTGCCCAGGGTCGCCTTCAGGGTCACGTAGGTGCCGGGCAGCAGGGTCTTGTCCGGGTTGGGCACGCGCGCGCGCAGCGCGATCGCGCCGGTGGCCGGATCGACCACGTCGCCGGAGAAGTCCATGGTGCCGGTGCGCTCGTACGGGGTGCCGTCGGGCAGGATCACCTGCACCTGGGTCTGGCTGGCGCCGCCGCCGGCCTGGGCGCGACGCACCTGCTCCAGCTCGGACACGCTCAGCGAGAAGTTCACGTACAGCGGATCGACCTGGTCGACCGTGGTCAGCAGGGTCGCGGTGCCCTGGCCGACCAGCGCGCCCTCGGTGACCTGCTGCTTGCCGGCGCGGCCGTCGATCGGCGCGCGCACGGTGGCGTAACCCAGGTTGATGCGGGCGTTGGCCAGCGCGGCCTCGGCCTGCTTGACCGCGGCCGAGCCGCTGCGTTCGGCGGCCAGGGCGTTGTCCAGGTCGGACTTGGAGATGAACTTTTCCGGCGCCAGACGGCGCGCGCGATCGGCGGCGGCCTTGGCGTTGGCGTAGTTGGCCTGGGCCGAGGCCAGACCGGCCTGGGCCTGGCCGACTTCGGCTTCCATCTGCGCCGGGTCGATCACGAACAGCACCTGGCCTTCGCGCACGTCGGTGCCTTCGGCGTAGACGCGG
This portion of the Lysobacter silvisoli genome encodes:
- a CDS encoding efflux RND transporter periplasmic adaptor subunit encodes the protein MTMNLRSVALVAALALALSACGGDGEQQAGGAPPPPELGVVKVQPASVPLQKDLVGRLAAYRSADVRARVPGVLQRRVYAEGTDVREGQVLFVIDPAQMEAEVGQAQAGLASAQANYANAKAAADRARRLAPEKFISKSDLDNALAAERSGSAAVKQAEAALANARINLGYATVRAPIDGRAGKQQVTEGALVGQGTATLLTTVDQVDPLYVNFSLSVSELEQVRRAQAGGGASQTQVQVILPDGTPYERTGTMDFSGDVVDPATGAIALRARVPNPDKTLLPGTYVTLKATLGTQTNAFLVPQAALQRDPAGSYVLTVGADGKVARKDVAADRTQGPNWVISRGLAAGDQVVVSGIQRAQPGQPAKAVPYQPDAGKKQPAAGAAPAAKD